The following nucleotide sequence is from bacterium.
GTTCTCGGCGGACGAACGGCGGTTTCTCGCCAGCCTGATCCGTCAGGTGTGGCGGGCGTGTCAGGGATTCGTCACGGTGGTCGTCGAGCGGGGGCCCGGGGAAGCCGTGTACGTCCTCGACAATCTCGTCGATTGGTCGACCGCGCAAACCGCCCGTCTTCGCGCCGCCTCCGGACGCTCCAAGGTGGTGGGGCCGGAGGCCCGTCATGTCGCCATCGAGTTGCTTCGTGACGTGCGGGCCTTCTGCAGCGGCATCGGCGACCATCTCGGCGACGTCCATCAGAGCCTCGATCCCGATGAGATCGAGGACGAAGCGCTGACGATGATCGAAGGGTTCCTTTCCTGGACCACGTTGATGGCGGGCCAGCTCGGCATCTCCCGCAACCTGCGGCCGCAGACCCTCTGGCACGAGCGCTAGGGGTTATTTCTTCGGCGCGGACTCCGGCGGCCGGCTGACCACGAACCGGCAGTGGGGCGCCCCGGCCAAAATGTGGTCGGTGCGGACGACCTGCGCCTCGAGGGCGTCGGCGAACAAGGCCGCCTCACAGGCACAGGCTCCGGGGTAGGCTTCGGCCACCGCGCGAATCGGACAGTTGTGCTCGACGAGCGCGAAGGTCTCGGGATCGATCTGCTGCCACTCGGCGAGATAGCCATCCCTGTCGCGAAGGTGCGCAAGAGCCGCCACGCGTCCGGCCAGGTCTTTGGCGGCGAACATCTCCCGATACTCCGCGACGTCGCGCCGCCGGCGGTACTCGAAGAGGGCATCGATCTTCGCCGCGCCGTCCAGAGCCGCGAGGTCGCGCAGCGCGGTGACCGCCGCGTGTTCGTACGTTCGGGGGAATGTCCGATCGCCGGCCGGTGTGATCCCGTAGAGGCGGCTCGGCCTGCCTGGGCCGCGGCGAATCCCGCCCGGCCCCACGCACCCGTCGCGCTCCAGGATGGCCAGGTGCTGCCGCACGCCCATCGGCGTGATTTCGAGGCTCCGGCTCAGCTCCTGAACCGTCATGGGGCCGCGGCGCTTGAGCAGCGCGAGGATTTCCTGGCGCGTCGTCGAGGCCATCATCCGCTCCCCCGGAACGTATTGTAACAGACAGGGAGAACGCAGACAAAGAAACAATAGTTCATTGTTGAGTAAGGGGATGGGCGCGGTCCGGAGAACGCTCCCGATACCCGCGACGCGCCGCACCCCGGAAGAGGAGGCATGCGTTTTGGCCACGTTCATCGATCTGTCCAGCGACACCGCGACCAGGCCGTCGGAGGGGATGCGGCAGTTCATGCTGCGCGCCCCGCTCGGCGACGAGCAGAGACTGGAGGACCCCACGGTCAACGCGCTTCAGGAACGCGTGGCCGCCCTGCTCGGCAAGGAACAGGCCTGGTACCTGCCGTCGGCGACGATGGCCAATGAGATTGCGGTCAAGGTGCACACGCGGCCCGGCGACGAGGTCGTGATCGACCGGACGGCGCACATCGTCAATGCCGAGGCGGGCGGCCCGGCGCTGCTGTCCGGCGTCATGGTGTATGCGTTGAACGGCGAGCGGGGCGTCTTTACGGGACGCGACGTCGAGGAGGCGATCCGCAGAGAGGACCCGCACTGCCAGCGGACGCGGCTGGTGTCGGTCGAGCAGACGTCGAACGGCGGCGGCGGCACGGTCTGGCCGCTTGCGCGTCTGCGCGAGGTGGCCGACGCGGCGCATCACCGCGGGCTCCGGACGCACATGGACGGCGCGCGCCTGATGAACGCCGTCGCGGCCTCCGGCGTCCCGGCCCACGAGCAGACCGCCGGGTACGACTCCGTGACGTTCTGCCTGACGAAAGGCCTCGGTTGCCCCGTCGGCGCGCTCGTCGCCGGCGACCGCGAGTTCAGCAGGGAGGCGCGCCGCTACAAGCACCTCTTCGGGGGCGCGATGCGGCAGGCCGGCATCATCGCCGCGGCCGGTCTGTACGCGCTCGACCACAACGTCGCCCGGCTCGCGGAAGACCACACCAACGCCAAGATTCTCGCGCGCGGGCTGGCGGAGATCCCCGGGATTCGCATCGACGTCGACCACGTGGAGACCAACCTTGTATTCTTCGATGTGACGGACTTGGGAATGACCGCGCCCGACGTGGTGAAGCGCCTTGCCGACGCCGGCGTGCGGATGGGCGCGTCTTCGAAGACCCGGATGCGCGCGGTCACGCACCTCGACGTCTCACGCGCGGACGTCGAACGCGCGGTGTCGATTGCGCGGGAGACGCTCGGGAAGGTGAAGGCGGGCTCTCCGGGAGACTGAGGCGGCCCGCGTGGGGCAGCGGGGCGCGATGGATCGACGCTCCGCGACGCTACAAAAGGAACGGGCCCGGCGGCCAACGCCGCCGGGCCCGCATCGTCGAGTCCGCCCGGAGAGAGCTACGGGTTGCGGCCGTGCTTGGCGGCGAATTCTTCCTTGCTCATCTTGAAGTAGTCGGCGTTCATTGGGGTGAAATGCTTCCACTGGTCCGGTACGTCCGCCTCGGCGAAGATTGCCGTGACCGGACACACCGACTCACAGGCCCCGCAGTCAATACACTCGTCCGGGTGGATGTAGAGCATGACCTCGCCCTGGTCCTCGTCCGCCTTCGGGTGAATGCAGTCCACCGGGCAGACGTCCACGCACGAACGGTCTTTGACGTTGATGCAGGGCTCCGTGATCGTGTACGTCATCCTCCGTGCCTCCTTCTCTCCTCGGGGGCTTCCCTGTGCCGAGCCCCATTATACCGCGAGGTTTCGGCAATGTCCTCTCTACTGGCAACGCAGGCCAAGGGTAGGATCTTGGCTCAAGGTTTGGCCCTTTTGCTTGTCGAACACTAGGATAATACAGTTCTCTACTGCGGCGAGAAGCAGACAACCTACATGCCTTCGGATTCCGCCAACAGCCGCGACTCCATGTCCGGATCCGAGACCTCGCGTGTCACCGAGCCAACGTCCGATACCGGGTCCGCTGATCGCGCCGTGCCGGAGCAGGTGCCGCGCGCAAGCGTGCCGGCGCTCGACGCGATGCTCGGGCGGCCGTTCAAGGTGCTGGACGACGGCTTCGTGCGCGTGCTCGACTACATGGGCGACGACGCCGCGGTGGTCCAGGCCGCCCGAATCTCCTACGGTGCCGGCACCAAACAGATCCACCAAGACCGTGGTCTCATCCGGTATCTCATGCGCAAACACCACACGACACCATTTGAAATGTGCGACATCAAGCTCCACGTGCGTGTGCCGATGGACACGTGGCGGCAGTGGGTGCGGCACCGTACGGCCTGCCTCGCGGCCGGGACTGACCTCGTCTTTGACTTGCCCGGCGGACTCCGCCGACAGGGGAGACAGGCCTATCGCGTGAAGATCGAAGAGCTGTACAGGAAGTTTCAGCCGACGCTGAATCGGACTCGGCCGGACACGCAGCGCAACCCTTGCTTCGGGGCCGGTCGGGTTCGCGCCATGCTGCTGCGGCAGATGAATGAAGACACCGGCCTCATTCAGCACACGCACATCGTCAATGTCTACAAGAACGGGATAAAGCCCGTTTTCCGGATGATTCTGTGCGACGGGAAGACGATCGAGTGTACCGCTGACCACCGATTCAGATTTGCCGACGGATGGAAGACTTTGGCCGCCGCAACGGGGTTGCGACTCGTTGGCCGGCACGCCGTCTGGACGCCCGGCAACTACGACCTCTACGTGAACGGCCGCGAACTCTCCGATGGCGTGATTCACCGCGATCGCTCATGGCTGAACGAACAATACAATGTTTTGAACCGCAGGATCTCCGACATAGCGGCCGCCGCCGGTATAAGCTACCCCACAATTCGCAAGTGGATTCGGAAATACGGCCTCGCGCACGCGAAGGGCGGACGAAGCACGCCACCGTGGAATGTAGGCCGGCGGTATCGCCTCGGTCCGCGTCGATTATCGAGCGCCTTCACTGCTGCCAACCGGCGGGTTCGCTCAGGCCCAGCTTCAAACTTCTGGAGAGGCGGAGTAACATCCGGGAGAGCGTCGGTGGCACGATGGACAGCACAGGCCGCCAGACGGGTGCACGACCGAAACGGTTGGACGTGTCAACTTTGCCATGAACGGAGCGCGACCCTTCATGCCCATCACATCGTTCCCGTCTGGGCGGACGCGTCTCGTGCGCGGGATGAGCGAAACCTCACGACACTATGCATCCGGTGTCATCGAAGAGTTCATCTCGACGAGCTGGCCTATGTGGAGCAGCTCGGTGGACCGCCGGCGCGCGCCGAGTGGGTCAGACGCCCGCGCATTGCTTGGAACAGAGTTGTCGCCGCCAAGATGGTGCGCATCGAACGATTCGAATACGCGGGCGAAAAAGACACGTACGACATCGAGGTCGAGGGACCGTACCATAACTTCGTGGCCAACGGGATCGTTACCCACAACTCAGTGAATGAGTACTCCACCCGCTATTCCGTCGCCATCGACGCGACGCAGCAGACCGCGCCGGATGAGTGGCGTCTGCAGGCCGCGGGCAACCGGCAGGGCAGCAGCGGAACGCTGCCGGTCGAGGCCGGGGAGCGACTCTCCGCGGCCGAGCGCGCCCTGCAGGACGAAGCGCGGCGCGTCTACGAGGAGCGCCTCGCCGCCGGCGTCGCGCGCGAGCAGGCGCGGAAGGATCTTCCGCTTTCGACCTACACCGAGGCCTACTGGAAGATCAACCTGCACAATCTGTTGCACTTTCTCCATCTGCGGATGGACGACCACGCGCAGGAAGAGATCCGCGCCTACGCCCGCGTGATCGGGGAAGAGATCGTCGCGGCGTGGGTGCCGATCGCCTGGGAGGCGTTTCTGGACTACCGGCGCCACGCGCTCCAGTTGTCCGGCATCGAGACGGAGATCGTCCGGCTGATCAACCTCGACGACCGTGCGGGCGCGCTGCGCGTCGCGGGGGAGCACGGTCTGCTCACGCGGCGCAGGGACGGCGGTCTCGCCCGCAACCGCGAACGCGCGGAGCTTGACACGAAGCTCGCGCTACTCGGCCTCGTAGCACCCTGGAGTTGAAGGCCCGTGGTATCATGACTTCACCCCGACATATTTCCGGAGGAGCAACACGGTGAAATCGAACCCCGACGCAGGCGTGCGGGCGAACGTACTTCTGTCCGACCCCGCCGCCCTTCACGCCCACATTCGCGAACGGCTCGGCCGGCGCGCCCGCCGCATCGCCCCGCTCGGCCCCGGCCTGCGCCGGGCCGCGGTGCTGCTGCCGCTCGTCGCGACCGACGCGGGGCCCGCCCTCGTGCTGACGCGGCGCACCGACTACGTGGAGCACCACAAGGGCCAGATCTCGTTCCCGGGCGGCGCACTCGACGACGGGGAAGATCCGCTCGACGGCGCGCTGCGCGAGACGCACGAAGAGATCGGCGTGCCGCCGTCCGAGGTGGAGATCCTCGGCGGCCTCGATGACGAGGAAGCGGCGATCTCCGGGTTTCTCGTCTCTCCGTTCGTGGCGGCGCTGCCGTACCCGACCCGCCTGCGCGTGAGCGCCGAGGAGGTGGGCGCGGTGCTGGTCGTCGGCCTGCGCACGCTGCTCGACCCGCACAACGTCCGCAGCGAGCTGTACCGGCGGCCGCGCGGGGACAGTGTGGTAATGTACTATTATCAGGCGGGCGAGGATGTGATCTGGGGGTTCACCGGGCGGATTGTGGCCCGGTTCCTCGAGGCCGTCTTCGACGTGCCGTTGGTGACCATCGACGGCGCCACTTAGCCGATGCGCATTGCCATCCTGTCCGACGTGCATGGAAACGCCGCCGCGCTCGAGGCGGTCCTCGCCGACATCCGGGCCCGCGGCCCCTTCGACCGGATCTTGAACGGCGGTGATTCGGCGTTCGGCGGCCCGCGTCCGCGCGAGGCCGTGGAGCGTCTCATCGAGGCCGGCCATCCGGCGGTGATCGGCAACACCGACGAAATGGTCGCCGCCTCCCCGGAGGGTGCGAGCGGAGCCGTCGCCGCCTGGGCGCGCACGCGGTTGACGCCGGAACACGTGGAGTGGCTCCGGGCGCTGCCGCGGGCCCACCGCGTCGAGCCGGCCGGCGGTCCGCCGCTCGTGCTCGTGCACGCCACGCCGTGGTCGACGGGCGACATGATCGATCCCGCGTCGCCCGCCGAGACCGTGCGGCGCGCGTTCGAGCAGGCCGGGACCCTGGCCCTCGTCTACGGCCACATTCATCGGGCGTACGTCCGCGAGGTGGCCGGCGGCCTGATCGTCAACACCGGCAGCGTGGGGTTTCCGTTCGACGGCGATCCCCGGCCGGCGTGGGCGATCCTGACCCTGTCGGGCGGCGCCTGGCGCGCGGAGAGCGTCCGGACCGAGTACGACCGGGAGACGGCCGCCCGCGACCTGCTGGCGAGCGATCATCCCGACGCCGGCACGTTCGCGCGGCGCATCCGCACCGGCCGGATGTGACGGCGGGCGCGGACTACCATATGCACCTCGAGCGCGGGCCCTGGACGCTCGCGTGGCTCGAGCGGTTTGTCGAAACGGCGCGGGCGCGCGGGTTGACCGAGATCGGCTTCAGCGAGCACCCCCACCGGTTCCGCGAGTGCCGCGGCATGTATCCGCCGCGCGGGGCCGTATCCGGCTGGATCGACGAGCAGGCCACCGAATCGCTCGACGACTACCTCCGGCTCGTCGAGGCGGCGCGGCGGGCGGGACTGCCGGTCAAGATCGGGCTGGAATGGGACTACCTCCCCGGCTACGAGCGTGAACTGGAGCGGCTCATGGGTCTGTACGCCTGGGATTATGCCATCGGCTCGGTGCACTGGATCCCGCCCGAGGAGTCCGGCGGGACGTGGTGGGGATTCGACGATCTGTCCCGCCAAGACGAATGGGCGCGGCGCGACGTGCTCGACGCATACCGCCGGTATTTCTCCCTGATCGCCGCGGCGGCCGGGACGCGCTTCTTCGATTTCATCGGGCATCCGGACGTGATCAAAGTGTGCGGATTTCGGCCCGCGGTGGATATCCTCGACCTCTACGAGGCGGCCGCGGAGGCGTTTGCCCGGGCCGGGGTCTGCGCGGAGATCAACACCGCCGGGCTGCGCAAACCCGTGGGGGAGCTCTACCCGGCGCCCGCCTTCCTGGCCGCGTGCCGCCGGGCCGGCGTGCCGACGCTCATCAACTCCGACGCGCACACGCCGGAGGACGTGGGGCGGGACTTCGATCGCGGCGCCGCGCTGGCGCGCGCGGCGGGGTATTCCGAGATCGCGACGTTCGCCGGGCGCCGGCGCGCGATGGTGCCGCTGACGTGAGCGGCCTCGACCCGAGCGGGGCAAGCGCGCGGCGCCTGAACGAAGAGCGGTTCACCGCGACGGCGGCGTCCTACGCCACGAGCGGGATCGCGGACCGGCACGCGGAATACGAGGCGGTGTTGCGGCTGGCCGAGCCCGCCCCGGCGGACCGCGTGCTCGACGTCGGGTGCGGCCCCG
It contains:
- a CDS encoding helix-turn-helix domain-containing protein produces the protein MASTTRQEILALLKRRGPMTVQELSRSLEITPMGVRQHLAILERDGCVGPGGIRRGPGRPSRLYGITPAGDRTFPRTYEHAAVTALRDLAALDGAAKIDALFEYRRRRDVAEYREMFAAKDLAGRVAALAHLRDRDGYLAEWQQIDPETFALVEHNCPIRAVAEAYPGACACEAALFADALEAQVVRTDHILAGAPHCRFVVSRPPESAPKK
- a CDS encoding GntG family PLP-dependent aldolase is translated as MATFIDLSSDTATRPSEGMRQFMLRAPLGDEQRLEDPTVNALQERVAALLGKEQAWYLPSATMANEIAVKVHTRPGDEVVIDRTAHIVNAEAGGPALLSGVMVYALNGERGVFTGRDVEEAIRREDPHCQRTRLVSVEQTSNGGGGTVWPLARLREVADAAHHRGLRTHMDGARLMNAVAASGVPAHEQTAGYDSVTFCLTKGLGCPVGALVAGDREFSREARRYKHLFGGAMRQAGIIAAAGLYALDHNVARLAEDHTNAKILARGLAEIPGIRIDVDHVETNLVFFDVTDLGMTAPDVVKRLADAGVRMGASSKTRMRAVTHLDVSRADVERAVSIARETLGKVKAGSPGD
- a CDS encoding ferredoxin family protein, which gives rise to MTYTITEPCINVKDRSCVDVCPVDCIHPKADEDQGEVMLYIHPDECIDCGACESVCPVTAIFAEADVPDQWKHFTPMNADYFKMSKEEFAAKHGRNP
- the thyX gene encoding FAD-dependent thymidylate synthase, which produces MNEDTGLIQHTHIVNVYKNGIKPVFRMILCDGKTIECTADHRFRFADGWKTLAAATGLRLVGRHAVWTPGNYDLYVNGRELSDGVIHRDRSWLNEQYNVLNRRISDIAAAAGISYPTIRKWIRKYGLAHAKGGRSTPPWNVGRRYRLGPRRLSSAFTAANRRVRSGPASNFWRGGVTSGRASVARWTAQAARRVHDRNGWTCQLCHERSATLHAHHIVPVWADASRARDERNLTTLCIRCHRRVHLDELAYVEQLGGPPARAEWVRRPRIAWNRVVAAKMVRIERFEYAGEKDTYDIEVEGPYHNFVANGIVTHNSVNEYSTRYSVAIDATQQTAPDEWRLQAAGNRQGSSGTLPVEAGERLSAAERALQDEARRVYEERLAAGVAREQARKDLPLSTYTEAYWKINLHNLLHFLHLRMDDHAQEEIRAYARVIGEEIVAAWVPIAWEAFLDYRRHALQLSGIETEIVRLINLDDRAGALRVAGEHGLLTRRRDGGLARNRERAELDTKLALLGLVAPWS
- a CDS encoding CoA pyrophosphatase codes for the protein MKSNPDAGVRANVLLSDPAALHAHIRERLGRRARRIAPLGPGLRRAAVLLPLVATDAGPALVLTRRTDYVEHHKGQISFPGGALDDGEDPLDGALRETHEEIGVPPSEVEILGGLDDEEAAISGFLVSPFVAALPYPTRLRVSAEEVGAVLVVGLRTLLDPHNVRSELYRRPRGDSVVMYYYQAGEDVIWGFTGRIVARFLEAVFDVPLVTIDGAT
- a CDS encoding metallophosphoesterase family protein — encoded protein: MRIAILSDVHGNAAALEAVLADIRARGPFDRILNGGDSAFGGPRPREAVERLIEAGHPAVIGNTDEMVAASPEGASGAVAAWARTRLTPEHVEWLRALPRAHRVEPAGGPPLVLVHATPWSTGDMIDPASPAETVRRAFEQAGTLALVYGHIHRAYVREVAGGLIVNTGSVGFPFDGDPRPAWAILTLSGGAWRAESVRTEYDRETAARDLLASDHPDAGTFARRIRTGRM
- a CDS encoding histidinol-phosphatase HisJ family protein; its protein translation is MHLERGPWTLAWLERFVETARARGLTEIGFSEHPHRFRECRGMYPPRGAVSGWIDEQATESLDDYLRLVEAARRAGLPVKIGLEWDYLPGYERELERLMGLYAWDYAIGSVHWIPPEESGGTWWGFDDLSRQDEWARRDVLDAYRRYFSLIAAAAGTRFFDFIGHPDVIKVCGFRPAVDILDLYEAAAEAFARAGVCAEINTAGLRKPVGELYPAPAFLAACRRAGVPTLINSDAHTPEDVGRDFDRGAALARAAGYSEIATFAGRRRAMVPLT